One genomic window of Sodaliphilus pleomorphus includes the following:
- the pheT gene encoding phenylalanine--tRNA ligase subunit beta → MNVSYKWLKEYIDFDLTPQQVSDALTSLGLEVDALEEVETIKGGLKGLVVGKVLTCEPHPNSDHMHTTTVDLGNGQAPVQIVCGAPNVAAGQKVIVATIGTKLYDGDQEFVIKKSKLRGVESYGMICAEDEIGVGTDHNGIIVLPDDAQVGMPAAQYYGVESDWLIEVDLTPNRIDGASHYGVARDLSAWMKRHGMATRLHRPSVEAFKIDRRDGGIPVEVENAEACPRYCGLTVRNVKVGESPKWLKDYLSAVGQRPINNIVDITNYILLGTGQPMHCFDLSKVKGDKIVVKTVKEGTKFVTLDGVERTLTDRDLMICNAEEPMCIGGVFGGLDSGVTEATTDIFLESAYFHPTWIRKSARRFGLNTDASFRFERGIDPNDTIYNLKLAALLVKQLAGGETCGEIVDVKAHDFPPFPVELRYDYVTGLIGKNIGHDTIKSIVESLEMKVVAEDAERLSLEVPTYRVDVRRPCDVVEDILRVYGYNNVEFTDEIHGCLSNKDDADLRNDLRELISNQLTSEGYNEIMNNSLTAASYYEGLESYPVEHCVRVINALSSDLNVMRQTLLFGGLESLARNINRKNANLRMYEFGDVYSYDATADNSQVALAPYSEHTALGMWLTGNNHDDSWADKVRPLSVYDLKAAVAGVMRRLGIARRELVVETMSNDLLDPALVYKNRGGKLLGVLGVVDEAVASKFDVDQPVYFAQFNWNLLCKLSSKKEVKYTDLPKTLPLRRDLALLVDKSVTYAQIEHVVEQSERKLLKSMTLFDVYEGKNLEPGKKSYAISMVLQDDQKTLNDHQIEAVMKKIVANLEKQLGAQLR, encoded by the coding sequence ATGAATGTATCATACAAATGGTTGAAGGAATACATCGACTTCGACTTGACCCCGCAGCAAGTGAGCGACGCGCTCACATCGCTGGGTCTCGAGGTGGATGCGCTTGAAGAAGTAGAAACTATCAAAGGCGGCCTCAAGGGGCTGGTGGTGGGCAAGGTGCTCACGTGTGAGCCCCACCCCAACAGCGACCACATGCACACCACGACCGTCGACCTGGGCAACGGCCAGGCTCCGGTACAGATCGTGTGCGGCGCGCCCAACGTGGCAGCAGGCCAGAAGGTGATAGTGGCCACCATAGGCACCAAGCTCTACGACGGCGACCAGGAATTTGTGATCAAGAAATCGAAGCTGCGCGGCGTGGAATCCTACGGCATGATATGCGCCGAGGACGAGATAGGCGTGGGCACCGACCATAACGGCATCATTGTGCTGCCCGACGATGCCCAGGTGGGCATGCCGGCAGCCCAGTACTACGGCGTGGAGAGCGACTGGCTCATCGAGGTTGACCTCACCCCCAACCGCATCGACGGCGCCTCGCACTATGGCGTGGCCCGCGACCTGAGTGCCTGGATGAAGCGTCACGGCATGGCCACGCGGCTGCACCGCCCCAGTGTGGAAGCCTTCAAGATCGACCGTCGCGACGGCGGCATCCCCGTCGAGGTGGAAAACGCCGAGGCCTGCCCCCGCTACTGCGGCCTCACGGTGCGCAACGTGAAAGTGGGCGAGAGCCCCAAGTGGCTCAAAGACTACCTGAGCGCCGTGGGCCAGCGCCCCATCAACAATATCGTCGACATCACCAACTATATCCTGCTCGGCACCGGGCAGCCCATGCACTGCTTCGACCTGAGCAAGGTGAAAGGCGACAAGATCGTGGTCAAGACGGTGAAAGAGGGCACCAAGTTTGTGACCCTCGACGGCGTGGAGCGCACGCTCACCGACCGCGACCTCATGATATGCAACGCCGAGGAGCCCATGTGCATAGGCGGCGTGTTTGGCGGTCTCGACTCGGGCGTGACCGAGGCCACGACCGACATCTTCCTGGAGAGCGCCTATTTCCACCCCACGTGGATACGCAAGAGCGCCCGCCGCTTCGGGCTCAACACCGATGCCTCGTTCCGCTTTGAGCGCGGCATCGACCCCAACGACACCATCTACAACCTCAAGCTGGCCGCCCTGCTCGTCAAGCAACTGGCCGGCGGCGAGACGTGCGGCGAGATTGTCGACGTGAAGGCCCACGACTTCCCGCCCTTCCCGGTGGAGTTGCGCTACGACTATGTGACCGGCCTCATAGGCAAGAACATAGGGCACGACACGATCAAGAGCATCGTCGAGAGCCTTGAGATGAAAGTGGTGGCCGAAGACGCCGAGCGACTCAGCCTCGAGGTGCCCACCTATCGTGTCGACGTGCGCCGGCCCTGCGACGTGGTCGAGGACATCCTGCGCGTGTACGGCTACAACAATGTGGAGTTTACCGACGAGATACACGGCTGCCTGAGCAACAAGGACGATGCCGACCTGCGCAACGACCTGCGCGAGCTCATAAGCAACCAGCTCACCAGCGAGGGCTACAACGAGATCATGAACAACTCGCTCACGGCCGCCAGCTACTACGAGGGCCTGGAAAGCTACCCTGTGGAGCACTGTGTGCGTGTGATCAACGCCCTCTCGAGCGACCTCAACGTAATGCGCCAGACGCTGCTCTTCGGCGGCCTCGAGAGTCTGGCCCGCAACATCAACCGCAAGAATGCCAACTTGCGCATGTATGAGTTTGGCGACGTCTACAGCTACGATGCCACGGCCGACAACTCGCAGGTGGCCTTGGCCCCCTACAGCGAGCACACCGCCCTGGGCATGTGGCTCACCGGCAACAACCACGACGACAGCTGGGCCGACAAGGTGCGCCCCCTGAGCGTCTACGACCTCAAGGCCGCCGTGGCCGGCGTGATGCGCCGCTTGGGCATAGCCCGTCGCGAGCTTGTGGTGGAGACCATGAGCAACGACCTGCTCGACCCGGCCTTGGTCTACAAGAACCGAGGCGGCAAGCTGCTGGGCGTGCTGGGCGTGGTCGACGAGGCAGTGGCCAGCAAATTTGACGTCGACCAGCCGGTGTATTTCGCCCAGTTCAACTGGAACCTGCTGTGCAAGCTCTCGAGCAAGAAGGAGGTGAAATATACCGACCTGCCCAAGACGCTGCCCTTGCGCCGCGACCTGGCCCTGCTGGTCGACAAGAGCGTGACCTACGCCCAAATCGAGCACGTGGTGGAGCAGAGCGAGCGGAAACTGCTCAAGAGCATGACCCTCTTCGACGTGTATGAGGGCAAGAACCTCGAGCCGGGCAAGAAGAGCTACGCCATATCGATGGTGCTGCAAGACGACCAGAAGACGCTCAACGACCACCAAATCGAGGCCGTGATGAAGAAAATCGTGGCCAACCTCGAGAAGCAACTTGGCGCCCAGTTGCGATAA
- a CDS encoding cupin domain-containing protein, whose amino-acid sequence MTIDFNDIEEKIKPHFKGGEKEYRVRTYLDNENRIMRGVLKPGASIGYHKHELNSEVMYIISGKGHVLYDQGEEDVVAGQVTYCPKGHSHSLVNNGDEDLVFLGIVGEHHD is encoded by the coding sequence ATGACAATTGATTTCAACGACATAGAAGAGAAGATCAAGCCCCACTTCAAAGGCGGCGAGAAAGAGTACCGCGTGCGCACCTATCTCGACAACGAGAACCGCATCATGCGCGGCGTGCTCAAGCCAGGGGCAAGCATAGGCTACCACAAGCATGAGCTCAACAGCGAGGTCATGTACATCATCTCGGGCAAGGGACATGTGCTCTATGACCAGGGCGAGGAAGACGTGGTCGCCGGCCAGGTCACCTATTGCCCCAAGGGCCACAGCCACAGCCTCGTCAACAACGGCGACGAGGATCTCGTGTTTCTGGGCATCGTGGGCGAGCATCACGATTGA
- a CDS encoding YebC/PmpR family DNA-binding transcriptional regulator: MGRAFEYRKARKLKRWGNMSRTFTRIGKEITIAVKAGGPDPSGNSRLRALIANAKAENMPKATWMNAIKKATESDAKDYKEVIYEGFAPNGIAVIVECATDNTTRTVANLRNYFNKNGGTLGNSGTTIFMFSHKCYFHVKPKDGVTLDDLELELIDCGAEDFDQDDEEIIISGPFEANGDIQKYLEDNGFEIASSELVYEPTEYKDLEGEAREQVDKLVEAVEEDEDVQNVFTNMREPDVESADE; this comes from the coding sequence ATGGGAAGAGCTTTTGAATATCGCAAAGCAAGAAAATTGAAACGATGGGGCAACATGTCACGCACATTCACCCGCATCGGTAAGGAAATCACCATTGCCGTCAAGGCTGGCGGCCCCGACCCAAGCGGCAACTCGCGCCTGCGTGCTCTCATTGCCAACGCCAAGGCCGAAAACATGCCCAAGGCTACCTGGATGAACGCCATCAAGAAGGCTACCGAGAGCGATGCCAAGGACTACAAGGAGGTCATCTACGAGGGCTTTGCCCCCAACGGCATCGCCGTGATCGTGGAGTGCGCTACCGACAACACCACCCGCACCGTGGCCAACCTGCGCAACTACTTCAACAAGAACGGCGGCACGCTGGGCAACAGCGGCACCACCATCTTCATGTTCAGCCACAAGTGCTACTTCCACGTCAAGCCCAAAGACGGCGTCACGCTCGACGACCTTGAACTCGAACTCATCGACTGCGGTGCCGAGGACTTTGACCAGGACGACGAGGAAATCATCATCTCGGGCCCCTTCGAGGCCAATGGCGACATCCAGAAGTATCTCGAGGACAACGGCTTTGAGATCGCCAGCAGCGAGCTCGTCTATGAGCCGACCGAGTACAAAGACCTCGAGGGCGAGGCCCGCGAGCAGGTCGACAAGCTCGTTGAGGCTGTCGAGGAGGACGAAGACGTGCAAAACGTGTTCACCAACATGCGCGAGCCCGACGTGGAGAGCGCCGACGAGTAG
- a CDS encoding endonuclease/exonuclease/phosphatase family protein — protein MRKLLLFALAIVCSVAAVNSQNAAQQGKRYNVYGVMFYNLENLFDTINSNGTYDLEFSPRGARQWNSDKYYKKLHNMAYAISQMATPATPYGPAVIGVSEVENITVLQDLVRQPELRPWHLQIVHHDSPDRRGIDVAVLYNPRFFTFTGDSTFQRLVVPGNPGFRTRDQWCVSGKLAGENVSIIINHWPSRLGGQERSSYLREAAAAMCRRTVDSLLKADPGRGVIFMGDLNDDPMDVSCAKVLGGKRHIADVTAPGDLYNPFWEKLAKGIGTLAYKGGWNLFDQIMMSQYFTQHYQGKDKPHLTLLRAEVLNREFLRNADGPYKGYPHRTFSGGVFLNGYSDHFPTEIFLTKEAE, from the coding sequence ATGAGGAAATTATTGCTTTTTGCCCTTGCCATCGTGTGCTCGGTTGCCGCGGTCAACTCGCAGAATGCCGCGCAACAGGGCAAGCGCTACAACGTGTATGGCGTGATGTTCTACAACCTGGAGAACCTCTTCGACACGATCAACTCCAACGGCACCTACGACCTGGAGTTCTCACCGCGCGGTGCCCGCCAGTGGAACAGTGACAAATACTACAAGAAGTTGCACAACATGGCCTATGCCATCAGCCAGATGGCCACGCCGGCCACACCCTATGGCCCGGCCGTGATAGGCGTGTCGGAGGTGGAAAACATCACCGTGCTGCAAGACCTCGTGCGCCAGCCCGAACTCAGGCCTTGGCACTTGCAGATTGTGCACCACGACAGCCCCGACCGCCGCGGCATCGATGTGGCCGTGCTCTACAACCCGCGCTTCTTCACCTTCACCGGCGACAGCACCTTCCAGCGGCTGGTGGTGCCTGGCAACCCAGGCTTCCGCACCCGCGACCAGTGGTGTGTGAGTGGCAAGCTGGCCGGCGAGAACGTGAGCATCATTATCAACCACTGGCCCTCGCGGCTGGGCGGCCAAGAGCGCTCGAGCTACCTGCGCGAGGCTGCCGCTGCCATGTGCCGGCGCACTGTCGACTCGCTGTTGAAGGCCGACCCTGGCCGCGGCGTGATATTTATGGGCGACCTCAACGACGACCCCATGGACGTGAGCTGCGCCAAGGTGCTGGGCGGCAAGCGCCACATCGCCGACGTGACTGCCCCGGGCGACCTGTACAACCCCTTCTGGGAGAAACTGGCCAAGGGCATAGGCACGCTGGCCTACAAGGGCGGGTGGAACCTCTTTGACCAAATCATGATGTCGCAATACTTCACACAGCACTACCAGGGCAAGGACAAGCCCCATCTCACCCTCCTGCGGGCCGAGGTGCTCAACCGCGAGTTTCTGCGCAATGCCGACGGCCCCTACAAGGGCTACCCGCACCGCACTTTTTCGGGCGGTGTGTTTCTCAACGGCTACAGCGATCACTTCCCAACCGAAATTTTCCTCACCAAGGAAGCAGAGTGA
- the recA gene encoding recombinase RecA — MKENNNELPLDDAVEATQPQRKEISPEKIKALQVAMDKIDKTYGRGSIMKLGDDHIENVEVIPTGSIGLDFALGVGGYPRGRIIEIYGPESSGKTTLAIHAIAEAQKQGGIAAIIDAEHAFDRFYAESLGVDVNSLLISQPDNGEQALEIADQLIRSSAIDIIVIDSVAALTPKAEIEGEMGDSKMGLQARLMSQALRKLTATISKTNTCCIFINQLREKLGVLFGNPETTTGGNALKFYSSVRLDIRRVGQLKNGDQVVGSLTRVKVVKNKVAPPFRKAEFEILFGKGISKVGEIVDLGVQFGIVKKSGAWFSYEGTKLGQGRDNTKQLIADNPELAEELETKIMAAMRGEKPEGDDADGKA; from the coding sequence ATGAAAGAAAACAACAACGAGCTGCCTCTCGACGACGCCGTCGAGGCAACACAACCCCAGCGCAAGGAGATATCTCCCGAGAAGATAAAAGCGCTGCAGGTGGCAATGGACAAAATCGACAAGACCTATGGCCGAGGCTCGATCATGAAGTTGGGCGACGACCACATCGAGAACGTCGAGGTGATACCCACTGGCTCGATAGGGCTCGACTTTGCACTGGGCGTGGGCGGTTATCCCCGCGGGCGCATCATCGAGATCTACGGCCCCGAGTCGAGCGGCAAGACCACACTGGCCATTCATGCCATCGCCGAGGCCCAAAAGCAAGGCGGCATTGCAGCCATCATCGACGCCGAGCACGCCTTCGACCGCTTCTATGCCGAGAGCCTGGGCGTGGATGTCAACAGTCTGCTCATCTCGCAACCCGACAACGGCGAGCAGGCCCTGGAGATAGCCGACCAGCTCATTCGCTCGTCGGCCATCGACATCATTGTCATCGACTCGGTGGCAGCCCTCACGCCCAAGGCCGAGATCGAGGGCGAGATGGGCGATAGCAAGATGGGCTTGCAGGCCCGCCTCATGAGCCAGGCCCTGCGCAAGCTCACGGCCACCATAAGCAAGACCAACACGTGCTGCATCTTCATCAACCAGCTGCGCGAGAAGCTGGGCGTGCTCTTCGGCAACCCCGAGACCACGACCGGCGGCAATGCCCTGAAGTTCTACTCGAGCGTGCGCCTCGACATTCGCCGTGTGGGTCAGCTCAAAAACGGCGACCAGGTGGTGGGCAGCCTCACCCGCGTGAAGGTGGTGAAAAACAAGGTGGCTCCACCGTTCCGCAAGGCCGAGTTTGAAATCCTCTTTGGCAAGGGTATCAGCAAGGTGGGAGAGATCGTAGACCTGGGCGTGCAATTCGGCATCGTCAAGAAGAGCGGCGCCTGGTTCTCCTACGAGGGAACCAAGCTGGGCCAGGGCCGCGACAACACCAAGCAGCTCATTGCCGACAATCCTGAGCTGGCCGAGGAGCTTGAGACCAAGATCATGGCCGCCATGCGCGGCGAGAAGCCCGAGGGCGACGACGCCGACGGCAAGGCTTAG
- a CDS encoding alpha/beta hydrolase-fold protein has translation MKRFLFMAVACLLCCLCARAYEGSMKTHDAIASGGYQFWIYTPGGYDGSQAQPVVIFLHGRSLCGHNLQAVLRYGTLDAIKRGMVMPAIVIAPQTPGSWNPRKVADLLDWVEANYNVDTTRVYVLGMSLGGYGTMDLCGTYPGRIAAGMALCGGTTLRNVDGLGELPFWILHGTADRAVGINCSKTVVKQLQDDGKDSRLRFDWLPGASHGALARAFYLKDTYDWLFAHSLADPGRPVEREVNIDNDILNMAYSELRLLTRLVGEDDADENPLEYQEQQK, from the coding sequence ATGAAGCGATTTCTTTTCATGGCAGTTGCCTGCCTGCTGTGCTGCCTGTGCGCCAGGGCCTATGAGGGGTCGATGAAGACCCACGACGCCATTGCCTCGGGCGGCTATCAGTTCTGGATTTACACGCCTGGGGGCTACGACGGCTCGCAGGCACAGCCCGTGGTCATCTTCCTGCACGGGCGCAGCCTGTGCGGCCACAACTTGCAGGCGGTGCTGCGCTACGGCACGCTCGACGCCATCAAGCGCGGCATGGTGATGCCAGCCATCGTGATTGCCCCGCAGACGCCTGGCAGCTGGAACCCCCGCAAGGTGGCCGACCTGCTCGACTGGGTGGAGGCCAACTACAACGTCGACACCACCCGCGTCTATGTGCTGGGCATGAGTCTGGGCGGCTATGGCACGATGGACTTGTGCGGCACCTATCCTGGCCGCATCGCTGCCGGCATGGCCCTGTGCGGCGGCACCACGCTGCGCAATGTCGACGGGCTGGGCGAGCTGCCCTTCTGGATACTGCACGGCACGGCCGACCGCGCTGTGGGCATCAATTGCTCAAAGACGGTGGTCAAGCAGCTGCAAGACGACGGCAAGGACTCGCGACTGCGCTTCGACTGGCTGCCGGGAGCCTCGCATGGCGCCCTTGCCCGCGCCTTCTATCTCAAGGACACCTACGACTGGCTCTTTGCACACTCGCTTGCCGACCCCGGCCGGCCTGTGGAGCGCGAGGTGAACATCGACAACGATATCCTCAACATGGCCTATAGCGAGCTGCGCCTGCTCACCCGGCTGGTGGGCGAGGACGATGCCGACGAGAATCCGCTTGAGTACCAAGAGCAGCAAAAATAG